A window of Argopecten irradians isolate NY chromosome 1, Ai_NY, whole genome shotgun sequence contains these coding sequences:
- the LOC138318819 gene encoding uncharacterized protein has product MEEKQRRVSSGRGKSRSNLLLGSVVYDKDKIPDGPVTMSGKRVQMTIMLCLTVLPILVLWAYSVFTLTDTIHKKIENQRTKNNVQLSVELGKLVHHLQQERDMNILYLSALGPQTKIFLLTEYIQTDRAIYSLSKWPGDFDDRKREQFQSKEHLQKHLSLHRQIISKNNYDLNEEIDFYTSIIDAVIVWLYKSITEGKVAQIWKTLVAYLKLTSGKQNLGIERALGTLFFIDGRFQSQKTFEMYNNRINRFRAFHTTAELYSSRVNSLYTAGVKKFGANVTQVINYYRHEIQHYTETKMIADIQTARFWFDNMTLYLDTLLNVQRDLGYEIIQSLDVVIEQSTQDITIGAIFLVIVLLMCPLVIFATENLTSVIQKNSRYLAVRTADLANANMKIDRVLSEMMPSVIAEKIKSNQKVDVEYFRSVSILMVGIYGFKEGCERTPKEIVEIVESLYTLADSLVLQFQVNKLDGVDGSFIVFSGFPRRNNMEHLTLIADIALELVSEVKNRTKFKNNLTIKCGMDTGYCIAGVMGKQLPKYFMIGNTVRTAKKLQNHSSNNRINISKDTYDALKKENVYMVEKLARVEGETSHTYILHEKLKSITAEMKRPCGNAGVFQSVSEDLYAMPTDHNNSDVTYEVASSAGKEST; this is encoded by the exons CTTACCTATCCTGGTTCTGTGGGCCTACAGCGTCTTCACACTCACCGACACAATCCacaagaaaattgaaaatcagaGG aCGAAGAACAACGTGCAACTTAGCGTAGAGCTTGGCAAACTGGTACACCACCTCCAACAAGAACGAGACATGAATATTCTATACCTTAGTGCCCTTGGACCTCAGACAAAGATTTTCCTTCTCACAGAATACATCCAAACCGACAGGGCAATATACTCCTTGTCGAAATGGCCGGGTGATTTTGATGATAGAAAAAGAGAACAATTCCAGTCTAAGGAACATCTACAAAAGCACCTTTCTCTACACAGACAAATCATTAGCAAGAATAACTATGATTTAAATGAAGAAATCGATTTCTACACGAGTATAATAGATGCTGTGATCGTGTGGCTCTACAAATCAATAACGGAGGGCAAGGTGGCGCAGATCTGGAAGACGCTTGTTGCCTATCTAAAATTAACAAGCGGCAAACAAAACCTTGGAATCGAGCGAGCGCTTGGCACACTTTTCTTCATCGACGGGCGATTCCAGTCTCAGAAAACATTTGAAATGTACAATAACAGAATAAATCGTTTCCGGGCATTTCACACCACAGCCGAGCTATACTCCAGTAGGGTCAATAGTCTGTATACTGCTGGTGTTAAAAAGTTCGGAGCGAATGTTACCCAGGTCATCAATTACTACAGACATGAAATCCAACATTACACCGAAACGAAAATGATTGCCGATATTCAGACGGCCAGGTTCTGGTTTGATAACATGACACTGTATCTTGACACACTTTTAAATGTTCAGAGGGATTTAGGCTACGAGATTATACAGAGTTTAGACGTAGTTATAGAACAGTCGACACAAGACATCACAATTGGTGCCATATTTCTGGTAATTGTACTTCTCATGTGTCCCTTAGTGATATTCGCCACAGAAAACCTTACCAGCGTCATACAGAAGAACTCCCGTTACCTTGCTGTACGTACAGCAGATCTCGCAAATGCAAACATGAAAATTGACCGTGTCCTCTCGGAAATGATGCCCTCAGTCATTGCAGAAAAGATCAAAAGCAATCAAAAGGTAGATGTGGAATACTTTCGGTCGGTGTCTATCTTGATGGTCGGTATTTATGGATTTAAGGAAGGGTGCGAGCGTACTCCGAAGGAGATTGTGGAGATCGTGGAGAGCCTGTACACCTTGGCAGATTCCCTTGTCTTACAATTCCAAGTGAACAAACTAGACGGCGTGGATGGATCATTCATCGTTTTctctg GTTTTCCGAGACGAAATAACATGGAACACTTAACATTAATCGCAGACATTGCATTAGAACTGGTGTCAGAAGTGAAGAATCGCACAAAGTTTAAAAACAATCTAACTATTAAATGTGGAATGGATACTG GATATTGCATAGCTGGAGTGATGGGGAAACAGTtaccaaaatattttatgattgGAAACACAGTCCGTACGGCCAAAAAGCTACAGAATCACAGTAGCA ATAATCGCATCAACATAAGTAAGGATACGTACGATGCACTGAAAAAGGAGAACGTGTATATGGTAGAGAAATTAGCAAGGGTCGAAGGGGAG ACATCgcatacatatatactacacGAGAAGCTGAAGAGCATAACCGCCGAGATGAAACGTCCATGTGGTAACGCCGGTGTTTTCCAGAGCGTCTCGGAGGACCTGTACGCCATGCCAACAGACCACAACAACAGTGACGTCACATACGAAGTTGCGAGCTCAGCTGGCAAAGAGAGCACTTAA